A section of the Malania oleifera isolate guangnan ecotype guangnan chromosome 2, ASM2987363v1, whole genome shotgun sequence genome encodes:
- the LOC131149235 gene encoding uncharacterized protein LOC131149235 — MLQNTQNQMDIEARGDRRRRRPRRSRPRRPPPPVAEETRYFSDSEDQSWHSPPNSIPGDECTLSEASVFSDRSSEVDLEVGASELKVCLAEVERDCRICKLSLEGSAQESGDPIVLGCSCKGDLGTAHKQCAETWFKTKGNTTCEICGGTAVNVAGEQITEANNVTSESVAIPAEPANPTEAHSFWHGRRIMNFLLACMVFAFIISWLFHFHVFS, encoded by the exons ATGTTGCAGAATACCCAAAACCAAATGGATATAGAAGCAAGAGGGGACCGCCGTCGGCGTCGGCCTCGCCGTTCCCGACCCCGTCGTCCTCCTCCCCCTGTGGCCGAGGAGACCCGCTACTTCTCCGATTCTGAAGACCAGTCGTGGCACTCTCCGCCAAATTCCATCCCTGGCGACGAATGCACGTTGTCCGAAGCATCAGTTTTTTCGGACCGTTCGTCGGAGGTGGATTTGGAGGTTGGTGCTTCAGAATTAAAGGTGTGTTTGGCTGAGGTGGAGAGAGATTGTAGAATTTGCAAACTGAGCTTGGAGGGCTCTGCGCAAGAATCAGGGGATCCAATTGTGCTGGGTTGTTCTTGTAAGGGTGATTTGGGTACTGCCCACAAGCAGTGTGCCGAGACTTGGTTCAAGACCAAGGGCAATAC AACATGTGAAATCTGTGGAGGAACTGCTGTAAATGTGGCTGGTGAGCAGATAACTGAGGCAAACAATGTTACTTCAGAATCCGTGGCAATACCAGCAGAACCTGCTAACCCTACAGAAGCCCATAGTTTCTGGCATGGCCGCCGCATTATGAATTTCCTGCTGGCCTGCATGGTCTTTGCTTTTATCATTTCTTGGCTGTTTCACTTCCATGTATTCTCATGA